TGATAACTTACCTTTTTATTCAGCATATTGGAGAACTCATTTACAACCTTCCTGGCTCCTGTAGGCTTTAACCTCAGATTGTAATTCTCAGTCCTGATAAAGTCTTTACTTTCCATAGCTCCACTCTCAATCAGGCTGATAACAGCCAGATCAACAAGGAACCTGAAAGGCTCCTGAAGGTCATAGGCTAAGCTGTTCTTGCTTGGTGTCATTTCATGCAGAAACCCGACATGAGGATCTAACCCTACAGAATTAATTGCTTTCAGGCATTCAGCCTCAAGAAGAGAATAGCCATAGTTGAGCATTGTGTTTACCATATCCCCTGAGCCCATAGCCCTTCTGAACTGATCTACCCTGTTACAGAAATCATATTCCTTTGGAACAGCCTTTGAAAACTCAATCCAGTATTTGCCGGCTAAGGTTCCCTCTATTCCTAAAATTTCCCTGGTGCTCTTTACTTCTCTTAACTTTGTGAGTCCATCCGAAATATCAAAATTAATTTCTGGATACCTTTGGCTCAGGAAATCAAGGACTGCCTTAGACTTATTAAATTTAGCCTCAATGAACTTCTTTGCTATCTCAAGCCTAGTTTCCTTATCCTCAAAAGCATGATACTGAGCAAACTTTGTTCTTAAATTGGTACTTTCAGGAGGAAGCATTGTTGTCAAAAGCTTGCCATTCCAATCTAAAATGGAAACCTGGACATTATGCTTAATTAGCCATCTAATAGCCTCTAAGGTAAGGTTTCCACTCTTACCATAAATGATAATGCCATCAATATCAATTCTTTTTGGAGAAAATACATATTCTTGAGGCTCTTCTGTTGTTGAAAACCTTCCATCCTTGATATGAAGCTTGGCTCCATCAACATGCATATTTATGCCGTGACCATTCAAAAGAAGAAGTTTCACCAAGAATCATCCTCCTTCTCTCCTTTTGCATAAGGGGTTTTATATAATCCCAAATTAATTAGAGCCTCAGTTCTTATATTGGAAACAAACTGTGAAGCGTTTTCTTTTCCTTCTATTGCTAGCTCTTCCTCCAACCTGTAAAGTTCTTCTCTATGTTCCTCAATAAGATTGGCTGTATATTCTGTGTTGTAAACATTTTCTACAGAAAAAGGATCTTGTAGGGCTCTTGCATCTTCCATAAACCTTTCAATTACAGCCTTATGCCCATAATGTCCAAGAAGATAGATAATGTGAGTTCTAAGGTTTACATGGGTTGAAACAGGAACAGGATATTTCTTTAGCAATTTTACTAACAGGTCAATTGTTTTTACTTTATTAGTGGGCTCAATGTCTTTTTTCAAAATATATCTATCTAATAAGAGCAACAACTTATCAGCAAGTTCTTCATCTATAGTTCCTTCCTCAATGTTTTTATCAAACTGAGCTATAACTATATCCAGTTGTACAGGAGTTAAGACATAAGTTTGTTCATAACGTGCAATCTCTTTTAAAGCCATTTTTTGCTTTATGGGTTCTTCTGACCCAAGCCAATCTAAAATCTTGTCCATATGCCCTTTAATTTTAGACACATCTTTCAAGGTCAGATAACTAGCTCTTCCATCAGTATCTTCTATTCCTAATTTCCCTAAATCAGAAGATTCTAGGCGTATAATTGTTTCCAAATTAATCAGATTGTCTAGTTTACGATTTATACTCTTGAGGCTATACCCAAGTTCATTTTTATGCCTTTTCATCAGGTCTTCTATGAGTTGTTTCCTTCTTACATACCCTTTTTGTGTAAGATACCGCTTTACCTCAGTTTCAAAGTCTCTTTGTGTCACAAATAATACTCTCTTATTCTTGTGTTTTACTCAAGTATATATAAAATATATGTCAAACTTGTACTTAAAGTTATACTCAATTCTGTACATAAGTAAGAGCGGTACATGTTGCTTATTGTGAGTTACATGACCACAAAAGACAGAGTTTTGATAACATTGTCTCCTTACCTTAAGGAGAAACTAGAACAGAACGCAGAAGATTATGGATGCTCTCAGGCTGAAGTTATGAGAACAGCTTTTATCAGAATGATGGAGGCTGAACGATGAGCCGACCAAGATTTTCCAAAGACTACAGGACTTATGGGGAATGGCTCAAAATTCAGCCTAGAGATACAAAATATGCAAAGGAGATCATCAGGAAACACAAATTTTTCCCTGATAAAAGCCTCAGCCAGCTTAGAAATCTGAAGATAAGCGATTTTGATCTAAGCCAGACAGCCTGGAAAACTCTTTCAGCCCAGGGTAAGAGAGATAGAAATCTATCTCTCCAAATTTTAAGGGAAATGAGAAAAGGTGAAAATCTTTCTTCTGTACTTGAAAAGATAGGCAAAAGAACAGAATTTGCAGTCAAGCATCTTGGAAAGAACCTTTACAAGTCAGGAGGAACCTGGAAGGTTACAAAAACAGATACTATCCAGGCTGAAATGCTGATTTACTCCACAGAAGGACAAAAAACGATTATTACAGCCAGTTCTAAGGATAGGTCTTTAATTGCAGAATATCATGCCAATGTTCAGAAGGCAATAAAAAACAATGATCCTTCTGTTCTTGCCAAATTTAAGGACGTTCAAATAGTAGATGCAAAAGGCAACGTCCACCACTTTGAAACCGATCTTAATAAGCTCTATGAGATCCTAGAAGCTCAGGAAGAACCGGAGTTTTTGGAAGTCTATCAGCATTGAGGAGGTGAGACTATGGACAAAGAGACTTATCAAAAAACTTTGAACAAACAGAAGAGAAAAGGAAACTCCTCTCTTTGCTGTGTTATCTGTGGAGAAGATGATCCAGATCTAATTGAAATGCATCACATCTCTGGACGGAACAATTCAGACCAGGTTCAGCCTCTATGTAAAAATTGCCATTTCAAGGTCACAAAAGAACAAAACAAGCTAAGTCCAAAAGCCAGATCTGGAAATGCCTCCACTGAGCAAAAAAGAGCTTTTCAGTTAGTTTCTATTGGGGCTTTACTGAAAGAGTTAGGAACTCAGTTAATTGATCTTGGAAATGAGATGGTGCAAAATGTCTAAAGTTGCAGTTAGGGGATATACTCAGAGACTTGAAAAGCCCCAAGCAAAAAGGAGCTTTAGTTATGATACTCCTCTCAGACATAACAGGGTACTGGTCTTTGATACTGAAACAACCATAGACCAGTATCAAAATTTTAAGATAGGATACTTCCAGATCTACCAGGATGGAGTTATTCAGCATGATGGTTTATTCTATGATCCATCTACCCTGAATGAAAGAGAAATAAATATACTGGAAGCCTATTCAAAAAAGCATAACATAAACCTGTATTCCCTGGATGAGTTCATAGACAATGTATTTTATCCTGAAGTCTTTGGGCTTAAAACCCTCTGCAATGGGTATAACTTAGCTTTTGACCTTATCAGAATTGCTAAAAGATCAGGAGATTCAAGGGGAAGGAACAGAGGCGGTTTTACCCTCACCCTCTCAGATGACCCTTTCAACCCTCCTATAATAGTCAAAAAGCTTGGATACTCTAACAACTTTAAGTTTACCACAACCAAGCAGAACAAGGGAGAGAGTCATTTCTCTGGCTATTTCCTAGATACTCAAAGGCTGGCTGAAGTTCTCCTTCAGGAAAGACGTATTTCCCTTGAAAAAGCCGCAGAAAGGCTCAACACTCCTGTTAAGAAAATGAAAGAAATTGAACATGGAAAAGTTACTGAAAAGTATATTGATTATCTGATAAAAGATGTTGAAACTACTCAGGCTGTGTATGAAAAGCTTGTTAAGGAGCTTGACGTTTACCAGATCCATGTACCCATAACAAAAATCTTTAGCGAGGCTTCCATTGGGAAATATGCTCTCAGCCAGTTAGGGGTTAAACCTTTCCTAGAACTGAACCCAGATTTTCCAGATTTGATTATTGGGAACATGATGACTTCATATTTCGGAGGAAGAACAGAATGTAAAATCAGGAAGGAGCCAATAAAGGTTACAGTTCTTGATTTTACAAGCATGTACCCTACAGTTACAATGTTAATGAACCTCTGGAAGTACATCATAGCTGAAAGCCTAGTGTCTCAACCATTTAATTATTAGTCATCATTATAAACGTTGAATCCTTTTATACCTTCATGCTACAGATTCAACTTGCAGATAATGAGGTAAATTTCCTTCAGGATTTTGTGAGAAAAGGACGTAAAAGCGCAAGAGAACTAACTCGAGCCCGTATTCTCCTTCTATCAAACCAGCAAACAGAAATCACTGAAATCGTGAAAATATTAGGTATTTCCAGGAGTACCACTTTGAATATACGGAAAAGATACCTTGATGAAGGTCTCCCCAATGCTCTTTTTGACAAATCAAGATCTGGTCAACCTATAAAATACACTGAAAAACATGTTGCAGAAGTAATCGCTTTAGCCTGCAGCAGTTCCCCTGATGGAAGCAAAAGATGGTCTCTTTCCCTGCTTACTGAAGAACTTAGGAAAAAAGAAGGATTTGAAACTATAGGTAAAGAGAGTGTCAGGCTTATTTTGAAAAAAGCAAAACTAAACCTTGGTTAAGACGGATGTGGTGTATTCAGACTATCGATACTGAATATAGAGACAGGATGTATGACATTCTTAGTCTGTATGAAGAGGATTATGATCCTAAAAAACCTCTTATCTGTCTTGACGAGAAGCCTAAGCAACTGCTCAGGGATAAAAGAATGAGCATTCCTATGAAGCTTGGAAGTTCAGAAAAATATGATTATGAGTATGTCAGAAACGGAACAGCAAACATATTCATGGCGGTAGAGTTCAAAGCAGGAAAAAGGGTAACTCAGGTAACCAAAAGAAGAACAATGAAGGATTTTGCACAATTCATGAAGATTCTTGTCACAGAAGAATATTCTGAAGCAGAAGTCATCAGACTGGTTACGGATAATCTCAATATCCATAAAGAGAAGTCATTCTACGAAGCATTCTCAGAAGAGGAAGCAAAGAAGATTCTGGACAAGATAGAGTTCCATTACACGCCAAAACATGCAAGCTGGCTCAATGCTGCTGAAATCGAGATCAATGTCATGGATATCGAATGTACAGGAAGAAGGATCGGGGACATCGAGACGCTTAAAAATGAAGTGGATTCATGGACAAAGAGAAGGAATGAACACAAAAGGAAAATTGAATGGAAGTTTACAAGGAAGAATGCAGATGAGAAAATGTCAAAGTATTATGTGAAATAATTAAATGGTCATGACACTAGAAATTCAGGATATAACAGAAGAAACCATAGGATTTGTTTCAAAAGTAAAACTTTCAGACCTTCAGAATCAGGATACATGGAAAAAGCTTGTTGTTATGGTCAAGATTCAGCCCGATGATGATATTTTGCCTGTGAGAATGGATTATAAAGGAAATAATACAGGCTTTAACGTAGGAATCAATTATCTGAGTTCTAACTCAGAGATGTGGTATTCTTTACCGGATGTTATAGGCTCATATCTCCTTACCGGCAAAGCTCCAAAAATTATAGAAGCTGTAAAATTTGTTCCTAAAGGAGCACAGAAGGGTTTAAGGAAATCTGGGGTTCTTGGAATTGATATTGATCCGTTAAAGGATAATGTTGTTCAGGTTCTTGTAGAAGAGAGGCAGAAGATTAAGGAAAAATTAAAAAAGACTGATAAAAATGCTCCTGAACTTCAGCATTTATCAAGCAGAGCCCAGGCTATCAAGATTCTTGTAAATGCTCTCAGTTATGGAATCTTTATTGAGCTTAACCCAGAAGATAAGAAAAGTGAGTTTCAGGTTTATGGTCTTGATAACTTTGTTACTAAGGAAAACAGGTTTGAGAAGTCAGGCAAATATTTTCATCCTCTCCTGGCTGTTATGATTACTTCAGGAGCCAGGCTTTTTTTAACAATGGCTGAAGCCAGGTTAAAAGAGCTCGGTGCTATTCACGCTTACATGGATACTGATTCTGTGTTTGTGCCTCCTGATAAAGCTCAGGAGCTCGCAGAGTTTTTTCAGCCTCTTAATCCTTACAACATGGATATTCCATTGCTTAAACCTGAGAAAAAGGATCTCTGGTTCTATGGAATTGCTTCTAAAAGATATGCTCTATACTACTATGAGAACGGAAAAATCAAGTTTATGGAAGATGAAAGGTCTTACAAACTTCATGGGCTTGGGCATTTAACAAACCCCTTCCCTAACTCAGTTGAAGATTGGCAGGCTGAAATCTGGCAGGATATCCTTAAACTGCATTATAGGCTGATTACTGAAAGAGATATTGAAGAGAAATATTCTAACCTTTATGCAATTTCTCAGCTTACTGTTAGCACTTCTATTGTATTAAGCAGATTTAAAAAACTAAATGAGAGGAAACCCTGGAAAGAACAGATTAAACCTTTTAACTTCTTCCTTGTAAGCTTCCAAGTAATTATAGAAGATGATAAGGCTGTTAAGCCTCTCGCTCCATTTACAAAGGATTATCAGAAAATCGTTTATGAGCCCTTCATTGATTATGACTCAGGAGAAGTTAAGGAAGGATCTCAATATTTCAAGCCATTAAGCAGGACTATTTTGCAT
This window of the Methanosarcina mazei S-6 genome carries:
- the cas1 gene encoding CRISPR-associated endonuclease Cas1 gives rise to the protein MKLLLLNGHGINMHVDGAKLHIKDGRFSTTEEPQEYVFSPKRIDIDGIIIYGKSGNLTLEAIRWLIKHNVQVSILDWNGKLLTTMLPPESTNLRTKFAQYHAFEDKETRLEIAKKFIEAKFNKSKAVLDFLSQRYPEINFDISDGLTKLREVKSTREILGIEGTLAGKYWIEFSKAVPKEYDFCNRVDQFRRAMGSGDMVNTMLNYGYSLLEAECLKAINSVGLDPHVGFLHEMTPSKNSLAYDLQEPFRFLVDLAVISLIESGAMESKDFIRTENYNLRLKPTGARKVVNEFSNMLNKKVSYQGKESTWSYVIFLKVRELAHYLTSKKEKLDFVKPEYEIERIDSYDIRQKILNISYVDWKKLGFSKGTLHYMKQNAKSDKPFTLNAHVLERVNKWEALVLSQK
- a CDS encoding DNA polymerase, with the translated sequence MSKVAVRGYTQRLEKPQAKRSFSYDTPLRHNRVLVFDTETTIDQYQNFKIGYFQIYQDGVIQHDGLFYDPSTLNEREINILEAYSKKHNINLYSLDEFIDNVFYPEVFGLKTLCNGYNLAFDLIRIAKRSGDSRGRNRGGFTLTLSDDPFNPPIIVKKLGYSNNFKFTTTKQNKGESHFSGYFLDTQRLAEVLLQERRISLEKAAERLNTPVKKMKEIEHGKVTEKYIDYLIKDVETTQAVYEKLVKELDVYQIHVPITKIFSEASIGKYALSQLGVKPFLELNPDFPDLIIGNMMTSYFGGRTECKIRKEPIKVTVLDFTSMYPTVTMLMNLWKYIIAESLVSQPFNY
- a CDS encoding HNH endonuclease signature motif containing protein, with protein sequence MDKETYQKTLNKQKRKGNSSLCCVICGEDDPDLIEMHHISGRNNSDQVQPLCKNCHFKVTKEQNKLSPKARSGNASTEQKRAFQLVSIGALLKELGTQLIDLGNEMVQNV